The DNA window GAGGGTTCCCAGGTGGGTGGCCGGGGCCTGCCTTTTGGGAGCGGAGCCGCCACAGCGGGCTTCCGGCCACCGcagctccctgcctccagcccagcCGGGGGCTTTTAAAAAcaggccccccacccccaccccgaacGAGCGCGGCTGTGGAGGCAGGCAGCGGGCCCAGTGCAGCGGGGGTGGCCCGGGGGCCTGTGCTCAGGACGCCCACCTTGGTGTCGGCCCAGTGGGTGATGCAGCCCCAGCAGAACAGGTGGCCGCAGGGCGTGGCCGTTGAGTACCTGCGCTCCTCCAGGCACAGGGTGCACAGCGAGGTTCTGGAAACTGCTCTCTCCTCTGCGTAGCTCCTGGCAGGAGAGGGGGGACGACGGGACAGAACTGAGCCTGAGTTCCGTGTGGCGCTGGGTAGCCCCTGCCCCGGCGCAGCCCTGCGCACCTGCGGTGGGACAGGCCACGCTGCGGCCTCCACTCCCTCTGGGCGCGCTGCCTCTGCCGGAAGCCGTAGAGCTGCAGGCCCGCGGCCAGTGCCAGGTGCAGCAGGGACACGAGACCCAGCAACCTGTAGCTGGCACAGGCCCGAGGGTCCTCTGCGAGCGGGTGGCGGACACGGAGCTGTCAGGGAGCCGGGTTGGGAGGGGGGACAGTCACATGATCCGTTGGCACGAGGCACTGAGTGGCCCAGGGGCCAGGCCTCCCCTGTGGGACGAAGCCAAGGCCTGCCCTCTAGCTGTGGGATGGGGCAGGAGCGCCTGGCAGGCTCTGCGCTGGGCGGCAGCCGGGGGGGGGGGCGCAGCTGGACAGCTCAGGGCCTCACCCCCCGCGGGAGCCCAGCACTGAGCGAGGACGGCCACGAACCTCGAAGCCTGCAGTCACTAGGCTGCAGGCAGGGTGTCGCGGGGAGGGGGGACGACCAGGCCCCCaagcctcagaaaaagaactggCAAAGAAGCCTGAGCAAGGGCGcccagtggggtgggggtgggggcgccAAGCGTGGCACACCCGCTACTCAGCCCTATGGGAGGAAGAGAAGCTCCAGCTTCTAGCAAGGCACCAACCACCCGGGTGATGTTCTGCAGCTGGGACTCCCGGCCACGTCCCCCAAGGGAAAGCTGCTTGCCCCCCGCTTCTGTCTCCTTCCCCCCAGGGAACGGGGACAGTCAGGTCAGCCAGACTGGCCAGAGCTCGGAGCCCGAGAGGCAGGGCCCTGGGTGCCTGTGTAGGAAGAGCCCCGTGGCAGCCCCCAATGCCCTGACTGGGTTGAGCCCGTGCTTCCAGGCTCCTCTGTGGCAGCAGCTTAGCAAACACCCTACCTAACAGGTAGAGCAAGCGCAGTGAGGACTGGGGCTGGGCTGAGGAGAGGGGGTGCACGTGCCCAGACAGCACTGCCAAGGGAGCCTGGAGACCTCCGGGGAGGCAGGGGGCCCGAGAGAAGGCCCTCCGGATGAACCTGGGAGCAAGGGCATCAGCTGAGACTCAGGAGGGTCGGAGTGCCTGCGGTGGGCGGAGCCCAGGGGAGGCTAGCGGGGATGCTGGCGGCAACAGGGTCGCTGTAGGGTCACCATCGGGATGTCCCTACACCTGACCCTCTGTCTAGGCGGCCTGGAAGGGTGGGCATGGGGCCCAGAAGCCGGGGCCCCAGGCCTGCGCTCAGGGTACAGAGTGGGGCGGCCACACGTGCTGGCGGCAGGAAGACAGACTCGCCCTACCTCAGGGTTTATGGAAACCAGACTTCCGCAGGTCTTTCAGCAAAACGGGACCTGACAAGACCCACGTTTCCAGTGGAGGATTTCAGCTCCGGCCCTGTGACTGTGCTTGGGGACAGAGGCCCCGAAGAGCAGTCCCCTGCAGAAGAGCGGGCCCAGGCGGCACCTGTGACTTACGTAGGTGATGCCTGTGAACCTCTTGGCCAGGTGGTAGAAGGCGCCATGGATGTAGAACCAGGCGACGTGGAGACGCTGGAGGCACCCGAGGCCCTGCCTGAGCACCAGCACAGCCCGCAGGAGCGTCCCCTGCTGCTGTTCCGTCAGGGCGGCCGTGCACCGGCGCACCCAGCGCCTTGCCCCCGACTGGCCACGGGCACCGGGGGCCAGGCTGCCCTGCGAGGGCCAGGCGCCGTCGCCATCGGCCTGCAGCTCGTGCTCCAGGTGGAGCAGGGCCTTGTCCAGCAGGTAGGGCAGGACGGTGTGCAGCGCCACCAGTACCCCGCGGCGCAACCTCGAGGGCACTCGGCCCTGGGTCGGGTCCACCTGCACGATGCTGACGTACTCCTCCCCGAGGGTCTGGTAGCCTGTGGGGAGAGGGACcggggagagagacaggcaggGACCTGCCAGCGACCTCCTTCTCTCTACCGGGTCCCTACGATCCTCACAGCCCAGGCCCTGTGACAGGGCTCAGCGCTGGGACCCCTCTCGGGCCACGGGTTCAGCCACGGAGAAACGGTCCCAGACAGACATGACGGGTACTTCAGAGCTTCCAGAGTCCCCGGCCTGGGCTCAGGGCCTGGCCTCCCACCTAGGGAAAGGGCTCGGGGTCCCCTCCTTCCCTGAGGCTGCATGCGGCCCAGCTCCGGGGACACTGAGAAGCACCTCCAGAAGCTTCTCACTCTGCTGGCAGCCCCTCTCCTGTCCTCTGGGCTCGGCGTGTGTTGTGGGCCTTGAGTTCCTGCCAGGGGCTGCTACCTGCCAGTGTAGTGAGGCCAAAGTAGGCGACATCCGACACCAGCTCaatctctctcctccactccagccacttCTTCGCACCTGAGAGGAGGAACCACGTCATTTCTGAGGGGTTGGGGCGAGGGTGGTGCAGCGTAAGGATTAGGAACAAGCCTCCTTCCTGCTGCCAAGGCCCAGCCCCATCACCCTTCCACGCGGCCGAGACTGTCCTAAACCACACTCTGCTCTCTCCCTGGCCTCCTGTGCTGTCCACTCTGCTCCATCTATACCTGCCTCGCCTGGCCCACTGAGTATCCTGAGAACTTACCAACCTGCAGCCACCTTCCCGTCCAGGACCCGCCTGGGCAACTGCTCTAGAGCCCAGAAGGGCCACAAGGACAGTGTAGTACGGTGACCAGGAGCTCAAGCCGAGACCACCCATCCAGCATCAAATCCCAGCTCCCACACTGCTGGTTGTGACCTCAGGAAGTTACAAGATCTCTCTGGAATCCCCACTTCCCTGTCTCTAAGGAGAGGACTAGCAGCAGGTCCCACTCAGAGAGATGTGttgagaataaaatgagttaaCGTTCTGAAGCACGgagagcagtgtctggcacagagtaagtgaaTGTGTTAGCAAAACGAATACACGGGCCATTTGTTCTGATCGTGTCGGGTCCCTCTCCTGCTCAAAACCTGCCCATGGCTACCCGCCCGAGTCTACGGCCCAGCCTCGCTTCGGCTGTTCCGAAGAGGAGAACGCTGTCGTCTGGAATCCACCCCACGCTCTTGCCCCTCCACTGGGCTCCGACGCCGCTGCTCCACGG is part of the Balaenoptera musculus isolate JJ_BM4_2016_0621 chromosome 1, mBalMus1.pri.v3, whole genome shotgun sequence genome and encodes:
- the PEX10 gene encoding peroxisome biogenesis factor 10 isoform X4, which produces MAPAAASPPEVVRAAQKDDYYRGGLRSAAGGALHSLAGAKKWLEWRREIELVSDVAYFGLTTLAGYQTLGEEYVSIVQVDPTQGRVPSRLRRGVLVALHTVLPYLLDKALLHLEHELQADGDGAWPSQGSLAPGARGQSGARRWVRRCTAALTEQQQGTLLRAVLVLRQGLGCLQRLHVAWFYIHGAFYHLAKRFTGITYLRVRHPLAEDPRACASYRLLGLVSLLHLALAAGLQLYGFRQRQRAQREWRPQRGLSHRRSYAEERAVSRTSLCTLCLEERRDMCTSVFYWRCQWRRDPRGCRGHNP
- the PEX10 gene encoding peroxisome biogenesis factor 10 isoform X1 translates to MAPAAASPPEVVRAAQKDDYYRGGLRSAAGGALHSLAGAKKWLEWRREIELVSDVAYFGLTTLAGYQTLGEEYVSIVQVDPTQGRVPSRLRRGVLVALHTVLPYLLDKALLHLEHELQADGDGAWPSQGSLAPGARGQSGARRWVRRCTAALTEQQQGTLLRAVLVLRQGLGCLQRLHVAWFYIHGAFYHLAKRFTGITYLRVRHPLAEDPRACASYRLLGLVSLLHLALAAGLQLYGFRQRQRAQREWRPQRGLSHRRSYAEERAVSRTSLCTLCLEERRWSVPSAGRSSSPRSWSTCGTTADPTEGGTQESFLMSGGSLFSRLTS
- the PEX10 gene encoding peroxisome biogenesis factor 10 isoform X3; protein product: MAPAAASPPEVVRAAQKDDYYRGGLRSAAGGALHSLAGAKKWLEWRREIELVSDVAYFGLTTLAGYQTLGEEYVSIVQVDPTQGRVPSRLRRGVLVALHTVLPYLLDKALLHLEHELQADGDGAWPSQGSLAPGARGQSGARRWVRRCTAALTEQQQGTLLRAVLVLRQGLGCLQRLHVAWFYIHGAFYHLAKRFTGITYLRVRHPLAEDPRACASYRLLGLVSLLHLALAAGLQLYGFRQRQRAQREWRPQRGLSHRRSYAEERAVSRTSLCTLCLEERRYSTATPCGHLFCWGCITHWADTKRHVYIRVLLEMPVEEGPPGL
- the PEX10 gene encoding peroxisome biogenesis factor 10 isoform X2, which encodes MAPAAASPPEVVRAAQKDDYYRGGLRSAAGGALHSLAGAKKWLEWRREIELVSDVAYFGLTTLAGYQTLGEEYVSIVQVDPTQGRVPSRLRRGVLVALHTVLPYLLDKALLHLEHELQADGDGAWPSQGSLAPGARGQSGARRWVRRCTAALTEQQQGTLLRAVLVLRQGLGCLQRLHVAWFYIHGAFYHLAKRFTGITYLRVRHPLAEDPRACASYRLLGLVSLLHLALAAGLQLYGFRQRQRAQREWRPQRGLSHRRSYAEERAVSRTSLCTLCLEERRYSTATPCGHLFCWGCITHWADTKMECPLCREKFLPQKLVYLRHYR